One Succinispira mobilis DSM 6222 genomic window carries:
- a CDS encoding TspO/MBR family protein, whose product MKSIPKFGLSLILCFGAGFIGSIFTKMSVNTWYLGLLKPHLSPPNWIFAPVWNFIYFLLAVAFYKIWTSEFLVQRKRAMRIFCGQLFLNVVWSAVFFGLRSPYLGFLVMILLLVAIVWTIVYFRRISKQTSYLLYPYLAWVCFASYLNYSLWILNH is encoded by the coding sequence ATGAAAAGTATACCTAAGTTTGGGCTTAGCTTGATATTGTGTTTTGGAGCGGGTTTTATAGGCAGTATATTTACTAAAATGTCTGTTAATACCTGGTATTTGGGCTTGTTAAAGCCGCATTTATCACCACCTAACTGGATTTTTGCACCTGTATGGAATTTTATATATTTCTTGTTGGCAGTTGCTTTTTATAAAATTTGGACAAGTGAATTTTTAGTGCAACGGAAAAGAGCCATGCGAATTTTTTGTGGACAACTTTTTCTTAATGTAGTTTGGTCAGCGGTGTTTTTTGGTTTACGTTCTCCGTATTTGGGATTTTTGGTTATGATACTATTATTAGTGGCAATTGTTTGGACAATTGTTTATTTTAGACGCATTTCTAAACAGACATCCTATTTGCTATATCCATATTTAGCCTGGGTTTGTTTTGCTAGCTATTTGAATTATAGCTTGTGGATTTTAAATCACTAA
- a CDS encoding 2-phosphosulfolactate phosphatase — protein sequence MKVDVALLPINLEQVDITDKICIILDVFRATTSIVTAMSNGCKNIFPVSSLDIAKALGKQISPALFAGERQSVKIAGFDFGNSPLEFTPEAVRDKSIIMTTSNGTIAIEATKTAKTSLIGSFINAKAVCQQAVSWRKDIIIVCAGTDRQFSLEDAVCAGALVDNLSDTHMRSDSAIATYLMYKSASENLKEFVSQSKNGKRLLELGYLDDLNYCLQKDLCDVVPVYRAGKISVF from the coding sequence GTGAAAGTAGATGTTGCATTATTACCTATAAATTTAGAGCAAGTTGATATAACTGATAAAATATGTATTATACTAGATGTTTTTCGGGCTACGACTAGCATTGTTACAGCTATGTCTAATGGTTGCAAGAATATTTTTCCTGTTTCTAGTTTAGATATAGCGAAGGCTTTAGGGAAACAAATTTCTCCAGCTCTATTTGCAGGTGAAAGACAATCTGTAAAGATTGCTGGATTTGATTTTGGTAATTCGCCTTTAGAATTTACCCCTGAGGCAGTTAGAGATAAGAGTATTATTATGACTACAAGTAATGGAACTATTGCAATTGAAGCTACAAAAACTGCAAAGACCAGCTTGATTGGTTCATTTATTAACGCTAAAGCAGTTTGTCAACAGGCGGTAAGCTGGCGAAAAGATATCATTATTGTTTGTGCAGGTACGGATCGACAATTTTCTTTAGAAGATGCAGTTTGTGCAGGAGCCTTGGTTGATAATTTATCAGATACCCATATGCGGAGTGATTCTGCAATAGCCACTTATTTAATGTACAAAAGTGCGTCTGAAAATCTAAAAGAATTTGTAAGCCAAAGCAAAAATGGCAAACGCTTATTAGAATTAGGCTACTTAGATGATTTGAATTATTGCCTTCAAAAAGATCTTTGTGATGTAGTTCCTGTTTATAGAGCTGGCAAAATAAGTGTTTTTTAA
- a CDS encoding cation diffusion facilitator family transporter: MNQLIEKFFGSKTGAAKVSVISNFILVLLKLGIGVFTGAVSIVSEAAHSAVDLLAACIAYLAVANSDKKPDKKHTYGHGKIENLSGAVEALLIIFAAIWIIYEAVQKFSAHEVPQFLEYGIVVMLISIVINYFVSKNLLKVAKATQSHALEADALHLQADIWTSVGVLLGLVAIKITGLYWLDPIIAMLVAIIIFKAGYSMTKKNVYELIDVALPEEERLIIQSLLDKNPLIRGYRHIHSRRSGSKRLIDLYIFLDGELKLQQAHFICDEVEYELKQIFAPCEVTIHPEPYEKEK; this comes from the coding sequence ATGAATCAGTTGATAGAAAAATTTTTTGGTAGTAAAACAGGCGCTGCTAAAGTTTCTGTTATTTCTAATTTTATCTTAGTGCTTTTAAAATTAGGGATAGGAGTTTTTACTGGGGCAGTAAGTATTGTCTCAGAAGCCGCACATTCGGCAGTAGATTTATTGGCGGCTTGTATTGCTTATTTAGCGGTTGCAAATTCAGATAAAAAACCTGATAAAAAACATACTTATGGGCATGGAAAAATTGAAAATTTATCGGGTGCAGTAGAGGCATTGTTAATTATATTTGCCGCAATATGGATAATATATGAGGCAGTACAGAAGTTTTCGGCGCACGAAGTTCCTCAATTTTTAGAATATGGTATTGTAGTAATGTTAATTTCTATTGTGATAAACTATTTTGTTTCGAAAAACTTATTAAAAGTAGCGAAAGCAACACAATCACATGCGCTTGAAGCGGATGCTTTGCATTTGCAGGCCGATATTTGGACGAGCGTGGGTGTTTTGTTAGGCTTGGTTGCAATAAAAATAACAGGATTATATTGGCTAGATCCTATAATTGCTATGTTAGTTGCTATTATAATTTTTAAAGCGGGTTATAGTATGACGAAGAAAAATGTGTATGAGTTAATAGATGTAGCGCTGCCAGAAGAAGAGCGACTGATAATACAAAGTCTTTTAGATAAAAACCCTTTGATTAGAGGGTATCGGCATATTCATTCAAGACGTTCTGGAAGTAAAAGGTTAATTGACTTGTATATTTTTCTAGATGGAGAGTTAAAATTGCAACAAGCACATTTTATTTGTGATGAAGTGGAATATGAACTTAAGCAAATTTTTGCTCCCTGTGAAGTAACGATACATCCAGAGCCATATGAAAAAGAAAAATGA
- a CDS encoding GNAT family N-acetyltransferase encodes MIIETKRLRLRPWLISDAPSLYESAKNPLIGPVAGWPVHTSIANSQEIIASILSEPETYAICLKQDNCPIGCIGLLFGEKSNVKDIAVDEAEVGYWIAEPFWGKGLTPEALNAVMQYAFETLQLEKLWCGNFSGNEQSRSVQKKCGFIYSHTNKDVYWSLLDEFRTEHVSFLTKKRWQKLQAI; translated from the coding sequence ATGATAATAGAAACAAAAAGATTAAGATTACGTCCTTGGTTGATTAGTGACGCGCCTAGCTTATATGAATCTGCAAAAAATCCTTTAATAGGACCTGTTGCTGGTTGGCCAGTACATACTAGTATCGCTAATAGTCAAGAAATAATTGCCAGCATATTGTCAGAGCCAGAAACATACGCTATCTGTTTAAAGCAAGATAATTGTCCAATAGGTTGTATAGGCTTATTATTTGGAGAAAAAAGTAATGTTAAAGATATAGCAGTTGATGAAGCTGAAGTAGGTTATTGGATAGCTGAACCGTTTTGGGGTAAGGGGTTAACTCCAGAGGCACTAAATGCAGTTATGCAATATGCGTTTGAAACTTTGCAACTAGAAAAATTATGGTGTGGTAATTTTTCAGGTAACGAACAGTCAAGAAGTGTCCAAAAAAAGTGTGGTTTTATTTATAGTCACACTAATAAAGATGTTTACTGGAGTTTATTGGATGAATTTAGAACAGAACATGTAAGTTTTTTAACTAAGAAAAGGTGGCAAAAATTGCAGGCGATATAA
- the ahpC gene encoding alkyl hydroperoxide reductase subunit C yields MSLIGTEVKPFSAQAYHNGNFIEVTEANFKGKWSVVCFYPADFTFVCPTELEDLQNNYEALQKLGVEVYSVSTDTHFTHKAWHDTSDAIGKITYIMIGDPSHTLSRHFEVLIEEKGLADRGTFIIDPDGIVQAIEINAGGIGRDASILINKIKAAQYVRNNPKEVCPAKWQEGAETLKPSLDLVGKI; encoded by the coding sequence ATGTCATTAATCGGAACTGAGGTAAAACCATTTAGTGCTCAAGCTTATCACAACGGTAATTTTATAGAGGTAACAGAAGCTAATTTCAAAGGAAAATGGAGTGTTGTTTGCTTTTATCCCGCTGACTTTACTTTTGTATGCCCTACTGAACTTGAAGATTTACAAAACAACTATGAAGCCTTGCAAAAACTAGGTGTAGAAGTTTATTCTGTATCTACAGATACGCATTTTACCCATAAAGCATGGCACGATACTTCAGATGCTATCGGTAAAATAACATATATAATGATTGGTGACCCATCACATACTTTATCTAGACATTTCGAGGTTTTAATCGAAGAAAAAGGTTTAGCAGATCGCGGCACCTTTATTATTGACCCAGATGGTATTGTCCAAGCAATCGAAATTAATGCTGGCGGTATTGGTCGTGATGCAAGCATCTTAATTAATAAAATAAAAGCTGCCCAATATGTTCGCAATAACCCTAAAGAAGTTTGCCCAGCAAAATGGCAAGAAGGCGCTGAAACACTTAAACCTAGTTTGGACTTAGTAGGAAAGATTTAA
- the ahpF gene encoding alkyl hydroperoxide reductase subunit F, whose translation MVLDKEIREQLAQYLELLEAPILIKLSVDNDPISQDMTNLVNELAELSSKITVVNTKLARTPSFSINRVEQDMGVTFAGIPLGHEFTSLVLALLQVSGRAPKVTEQIIEQIKTISGNFNFESYISLSCHNCPEVVQALNLLSIINPNITHTMIDGATFKQEIADKNIMAVPCVYLNGELFDSGRMSLEEIITKIAPALETTEFTNKTYDVLIVGGGPAGASAAIYAARKGLSTAILVERFGGQIQDTMSIENIAGIKHTQGPKLAQNLEEHVREYNIELFKVQKAVKLHKNNLLELELNSGAKVQAKTLILATGARYRQLGIPGENEFKNKGVAYCPHCDGPIFKGKRVAVIGGGNSGVEAAIDLAGIVEHVTLFEYLPELKADIVLQQRLYSLPNVTVLKNVQTAEIIGTEKVTGISYIDRATNNTIKVDLEGVFIQIGLIPNTDWLKDSLELNACGEIIVDSRGATNIPGVFAAGDCTNTPYKQIVISMGSGATAALSAFDYLIRN comes from the coding sequence ATGGTACTAGACAAGGAAATCCGTGAACAATTAGCACAATATCTTGAATTACTAGAAGCGCCAATTTTAATAAAGCTAAGTGTTGATAATGATCCTATTTCCCAAGATATGACTAATTTAGTCAATGAGTTGGCCGAGTTGTCTTCTAAAATAACTGTTGTAAATACTAAGTTAGCTAGAACACCTAGTTTCAGTATTAATCGAGTTGAACAAGATATGGGCGTAACTTTTGCGGGCATTCCACTAGGCCATGAATTTACGTCTTTGGTTCTAGCGCTTTTACAAGTCAGTGGTCGAGCCCCAAAAGTGACTGAGCAAATAATTGAACAAATAAAAACAATCTCCGGCAACTTTAATTTCGAGTCTTATATTAGCTTAAGTTGCCATAATTGCCCAGAAGTAGTTCAAGCTTTAAATCTACTTAGTATTATTAACCCTAATATTACGCACACAATGATTGATGGTGCTACCTTTAAACAAGAAATAGCCGATAAAAATATTATGGCTGTCCCTTGCGTCTACTTAAACGGCGAGCTATTCGATAGCGGACGCATGAGTCTCGAAGAGATAATTACAAAAATAGCCCCCGCTTTAGAAACTACGGAGTTTACTAACAAAACCTATGATGTTTTAATTGTCGGTGGTGGTCCAGCAGGTGCAAGTGCTGCAATTTATGCGGCTCGCAAAGGCCTAAGTACAGCAATTCTTGTGGAGCGTTTTGGTGGGCAAATTCAAGATACTATGAGCATTGAGAATATTGCCGGAATCAAACACACCCAAGGACCAAAATTAGCTCAAAATTTAGAAGAACATGTTCGTGAATATAATATTGAGCTCTTTAAAGTTCAAAAGGCGGTAAAACTTCATAAAAACAACTTACTCGAATTAGAGCTAAATAGCGGGGCTAAAGTACAGGCTAAAACTTTAATTTTAGCAACTGGAGCTCGATACCGCCAATTAGGAATTCCAGGCGAAAATGAATTTAAAAACAAAGGTGTAGCCTATTGCCCACATTGTGATGGCCCTATTTTTAAAGGTAAGCGTGTGGCCGTTATCGGCGGTGGAAATTCAGGTGTTGAAGCAGCTATTGATTTAGCCGGAATTGTCGAACATGTAACCTTATTCGAATATTTGCCTGAATTAAAAGCTGACATCGTTTTGCAGCAACGTCTCTACAGCCTGCCTAATGTAACAGTTTTAAAAAATGTGCAAACCGCGGAGATTATCGGCACCGAAAAAGTAACTGGAATTAGTTATATTGACCGCGCAACTAACAACACCATAAAAGTTGACTTAGAAGGAGTTTTTATCCAAATTGGGCTTATTCCCAATACTGACTGGCTAAAAGATTCTCTAGAATTAAATGCTTGTGGCGAAATTATTGTAGATAGTCGTGGAGCAACTAATATTCCTGGCGTATTTGCAGCTGGTGACTGCACTAATACCCCATACAAACAAATTGTTATTTCTATGGGTTCTGGAGCAACAGCCGCCCTAAGTGCCTTTGATTATTTAATTCGCAACTAA
- a CDS encoding PhzF family isomerase: MKKYRLYQVDAFTKEIFKGNPAGVVTNADGLTEIQMQQIARELNNSETVFIFQADNPNYTTYLRYFTPTNEVPICGHATIAAHYVRALENNLASQTIYHKTGAGILPVHIEKLNNDYKITMVQGQIEFGNYLIDKEKTILLKALGLSETDLLTTHPIQIVSTGHSKVLIGIKDINLLHNLQPEHRVLSELSQKIDCNGYYVYTFDPTSEITVNGRMFAPAIGITEDPVTGNANGPLGAYLIQQQLVKTPATNYSFKAKQGEAIARTGIIEVNVRLENHKPLEVSISGNAVIAFQTELLL; this comes from the coding sequence ATGAAAAAATATAGGCTTTATCAAGTTGATGCTTTTACCAAAGAAATATTTAAGGGAAACCCAGCTGGAGTAGTCACTAATGCTGACGGCTTAACTGAAATACAAATGCAACAAATAGCTCGTGAATTAAACAATTCCGAAACGGTATTTATCTTTCAGGCTGATAATCCTAACTATACGACATATTTACGTTATTTTACCCCTACTAATGAGGTCCCGATCTGTGGTCATGCTACTATCGCCGCCCATTATGTGCGAGCTCTAGAAAACAACCTTGCAAGTCAAACTATCTATCATAAAACTGGGGCGGGAATTCTACCTGTTCATATTGAAAAGTTAAACAATGATTATAAAATTACTATGGTTCAAGGACAAATAGAATTCGGTAATTACTTAATTGATAAAGAAAAAACTATTCTTCTTAAAGCTTTAGGCTTATCTGAAACAGATTTGTTAACTACGCATCCAATTCAAATAGTATCCACTGGTCATTCGAAAGTTCTCATTGGTATTAAAGATATTAACCTTTTACACAACCTACAGCCTGAGCATCGTGTATTAAGCGAACTTAGCCAAAAGATAGATTGCAATGGTTACTATGTTTATACATTCGATCCAACCTCAGAAATTACAGTAAATGGTCGAATGTTTGCACCCGCTATTGGCATAACCGAAGACCCTGTTACTGGTAATGCCAACGGCCCCTTAGGAGCCTATCTGATTCAACAGCAATTAGTAAAAACACCTGCTACAAATTATAGTTTTAAAGCTAAACAAGGTGAAGCTATTGCTCGCACTGGAATTATCGAAGTCAATGTCCGCTTAGAAAATCATAAACCTTTGGAGGTTAGTATCTCTGGCAATGCTGTCATTGCTTTTCAAACAGAACTGCTCTTGTAA